A segment of the Zingiber officinale cultivar Zhangliang chromosome 8B, Zo_v1.1, whole genome shotgun sequence genome:
GGCGGACGTGGAGAACAGAAAAAAAGATTTGAGGTCAGATGTCGTAAAACAAAATGAAGATGTCGCAGTTACTGATAAGAAAGGAGTTGCTGAGGCAGAGCTCGCCAGAAAGAGCATGCGAGAATCAGCCGATGCTGAGTTTCCTTCAACAAAATTGAAAGAGTCTTGGGAACTAGAAAGAAGGAAACGATCTCTAATTGGAGGTAGCGAAGTCAAAACTTCTATTTCACACACTGTGGATGATGAAGAAAGAATAAATGAAGACGAAGATGTTGGTTCTAAAACCCTAATCCCTGCACAAAGGAAGAAGGGTAGGGTGATAGAGAACCAAGCACTGTCAAATTCACAAAAAAATGGAAAGCTGGCAACTGAAAAGCTCAAGTTGATAGAATCATCAGACAACGAGAGACTTCATATGATGGATAGAAGAAGCAATGCTGCTGGCGACAGGCGAGCAAAGATTGGGATTTCACGATCCAAAGATGGGATACTGATGGAGGAAAGGAAAGCTGGTGTCTTGAGAGTTCTACCAAGTAACAAGAAAGTAGATGGGCTTGAGAACCATTCGAAAAGGAAATACGAGGACATCTCTAAAGACATAAACGCAAGTAGTGTTGCTACCTATGGCGCAGTAAAACAACCATCTCTTTCCCATTGTAGAAGGTTTGATGGTAATTCAAGCCTAGGGGCTACAGTCAGTAGAAATGAAACGAGGAAGCCAAAAAAAGACGTCCTTGAAAAAAGTGAATTCAGTGAGCCAGAAACAGAACAGAAGATTGTTTCTCCTAAAAGAGAAACCAAGGATAGAACTGATATTTCAAAAAGCGAGACTGGTTTGAGAACAAAGAGCAGCTGCAGGGCAGGAACTTCTTTTAAGACAAAACAATTTTCCAAGGATGCAACTGTATCTCGCAGTACTGAGAAGCAGAAACTTAGAGATCAGATAAAAGGCATACTTCTTAATGCTGGTTGGACAATAGATCTGAGACCGAGAAGAGGCAGAAAGTACGAGGATTCTGTTTACATACCTCCTGAAGGCCATGGTGGTTATTGGTCAATCACAAAAGCTTATGCAGTGTATCAGGAAAGACTAAACAGAAAGGGTAATGTGGAAGGTGAGATCTCCCGTGGTGGAAACTCTAGAACATCTTCTACATGTAACTCAATTGTACCTCTGGAGTCCCTTGATTTACTGAAGAGAGTTGTTGTTAACAAGAGAAGAAGGGCAGAAGAGTCAGAAGAAGATGAAAAAAACAAAAGGAACAAGGTGAAGAGAAAATATGACAAGAGACATTTTATAGATCAGGATACAAAGGGTAAGCTGGCTTCGAACTCAATGTTTTCTGTTAGTACCACATCTCGCAAGAATCTTCACCAACGGAGAAGCAAACAGAGAGGGCGTGCCCTGTTGGTTCGTGGTAGTAACCAGGAATCAGAAGCTGACGATGATGATTATGTACCATATGTCTGGAAAAGGACAGTTCTTTCATGGATGATAGATATGGGTGTCTTGCCTATAAATGGAAAAGTGAAGTATATGAACCAGCTAAAGACAAAAACAAAGTTGAAAGGCCAAATAACTCGGCAAGGAATTAATTGTAGCTGTTGCAGTAAAAGTTTTCCTGTATCCAAGTTTGAGCTTCATGCTGGTAGCAGAGTTGTGCAGCTGCAGCCGATGCAAAATATATTTTTGGAGGATGGAGAAACATCCCTGTTCAATTGTCAGATTGAGGCATGGAAAAAGCAGGATGAATCTGAAAGGAGAGGATTCTACACTATCGATGTAACAGGTGATGATCCCAATGATGATACTTGTGGTATCTGCAGTGATGGTGGGTCCTTGATCTGTTGTGATGGTTGCCCGTCAACATTTCATCTGAGTTGTTTGGGCATTGAGGTGCGTCACACGGAATATCACTTAATTTTTGGAACTCCTTATCATATTTCTTTCATATGACAAATATAAAGGTGATAGAAATGGATATCATTACCCTTTTTTGTCATACACGCATATTCTTTCATCTCCATGGCCATTATATTGGCGGATTCTAAAAAGTATGTTGATGGAAAAGTCTTTTTGCAAAATCATCGATTTCTATTACCACAGCCAAGGTTTAAGTTTTGTAACTTTCCTGGTTATTTCATATGCATGAATCCACCTCTTTTTGCTGAATTTTCTCTCATTGTAAGTTCAGTCCTCCTAATATCTTTGTCCTTTGGTTTCATTATTCGTGGTGTTTCACTttcgttgtatt
Coding sequences within it:
- the LOC122015084 gene encoding uncharacterized protein LOC122015084, coding for MTSMEKERIAVKKIKGNGVLAMKKADESIREKKRRLILSDSESDSDDFLVSSIQADRGGAQNGDISVRGEGNEVDPMKEKADVENRKKDLRSDVVKQNEDVAVTDKKGVAEAELARKSMRESADAEFPSTKLKESWELERRKRSLIGGSEVKTSISHTVDDEERINEDEDVGSKTLIPAQRKKGRVIENQALSNSQKNGKLATEKLKLIESSDNERLHMMDRRSNAAGDRRAKIGISRSKDGILMEERKAGVLRVLPSNKKVDGLENHSKRKYEDISKDINASSVATYGAVKQPSLSHCRRFDGNSSLGATVSRNETRKPKKDVLEKSEFSEPETEQKIVSPKRETKDRTDISKSETGLRTKSSCRAGTSFKTKQFSKDATVSRSTEKQKLRDQIKGILLNAGWTIDLRPRRGRKYEDSVYIPPEGHGGYWSITKAYAVYQERLNRKGNVEGEISRGGNSRTSSTCNSIVPLESLDLLKRVVVNKRRRAEESEEDEKNKRNKVKRKYDKRHFIDQDTKGKLASNSMFSVSTTSRKNLHQRRSKQRGRALLVRGSNQESEADDDDYVPYVWKRTVLSWMIDMGVLPINGKVKYMNQLKTKTKLKGQITRQGINCSCCSKSFPVSKFELHAGSRVVQLQPMQNIFLEDGETSLFNCQIEAWKKQDESERRGFYTIDVTGDDPNDDTCGICSDGGSLICCDGCPSTFHLSCLGIEKLPPGDWHCTNCCCRYCGRISTDPSGESDATVSLILSCHQCEAKYHEDCIPDKESISATSKKSTISFCGQSCRKIFRGLQKILGTKNEIEAGFSWSIVRRFDEDSSISPIRSRQMVECNSMIAVSLAVMDECFLPIVDQRSGINLIHNVVYNCGSNFSRLNYRGFYTFILERKDEIISVASVRIHGTRLAEMPFIGTRNMYRRQGMCRRLLSGIESALSSLNVEKLIIPAISELKDTWINAFGFKPLEPSEKLEVRSINILVFPGTGSLQKPLLKNHSSKYYNSPTDGVGVFEHVIKHHYETKAACDSSDLSAAEANLPNLVKTMNDCRNKAEYEGENLLPSRISDESADSNIRYSLKNADVVCTNTSLEECSTSSHDEDKSQMDLTSDKKTGLIGITSDNMEKK